Genomic DNA from Microbacterium sp. NC79:
CGAATGAGCTCCTCGGCGACGTCGTGGTGGTGAACTTTTGGTACGCGGCGTGCGGCCCCTGCCGTGTCGAGGCTCCCGTGCTGGAAGCCGTCCACCAGGAGTACAAAGACGCGGGCGTCAGCTTCATCGGCGTCAACACGAGCGACCTGGCAGATACCGCGCTGTCTTTCGCCGACAACTTTGGCGTGACCTACCCCAGCATCCTGGACGTCAAGACCGGCGAGGTTGAACTCGCGTTTGCCGCGGTGGCGCCCATGACGGCAACGCCGACCACCATCATCCTTGACAAGCAGGGGCGGGCAGCGGCGCGCATCATCAGCGCGGTGCCTGACGAATCAATTCTCAGCACGCTTGTGCGTGAACTCACGGAAGAATCGTGAGTCCCGAGGGGATCGTTCTCACCGGAACGCTGTGGGCAGCGCTTCCTATCGCGCTGCTCGCCGGTCTGATCTCGTTTCTCTCTCCCTGCGTGCTGCCGATTGTGCCCGGCTACCTCGGTTACATTTCTGGGGCTGTCTCGGCCGACGATAACGGCAAGACGCGGCGTGGGCGGCTGCTGCTCGGTGTGCTGCTGTTCATTCTCGGATTCACCATTGTCTTCGTCGCGCTGGTCACGCTCACCGGCGTTGCCGCGCAGAACTTCGTGCGCTATGCCGACGTCGCCACCCGCATTCTCGGTGTGGCCGTCATCGTCATGGGTCTCGTATTCATCGGGTTCTTCTCGCTGTTCCAACGCACCGTGAAGCCAATGCCACAAAAGCAAATGGGACTGTGGGGAGCGCCTCTGCTCGGCATCGCCATCGGCATTGGTTGGTCGCCGTGCATGGGGCCGACGCTCGGCGCCATCATGGCGCTGTCGTGGAACGTGGGTGACCCGGGCCGCGCCGCGATTCTCGGCGTTGTGTACTCGCTGGGCCTCGGTATTCCGTTTATTCTTCTCGCCCTCGGCTTCGGCTGGGCAACCAAGGTGGTCGGATTCTTCCGCCGCCATATCCGCGCCGTGAACATTACGGGCGGTGTGCTCCTCATCATCATGGGTGTGCTCATGGTCTCCGGGCTATGGACCATCTGGATGACTCGACTCGGATCGGTGATGGATAGTGTCCAGCTCCCCCTCTAAGAACACCGCGGCAGATCCGCTGCGGCCAGCCGACCACATTGACTCAGAGGATGTCATTGCGGCACCGGCTCTGGGCATTGTGGGCTGGGCCCGCTGGGGCTGGCGTCAACTGACCAGCATGCGCACGGCGATCGTGCTGTTGCTGATGATGGCGCTCGCGGCGATTCCTGGTTCCATTTTTCCGCAGCGTTCCGCCGACCCGAACGGTGTCGTGCAGTACCAGCAGAACGACCCGCAGCTGTTTGCGGTGCTCGACTGGCTGAGCCTTTTTGACGTCTACGCGTCGCCCTGGTTCTCGGCGATCTACATTCTGCTGTTCATTTCGCTGATCGGCTGCATCATTCCGCGCACGAAGCACCACGCGAAGTCGCTGCGCACGCACCCGCCTCGCACACCGGCTCGCCTCGCACGCCTCGAGGACTACCGCGAAGATCTCTTTGAAGCACCGGGTGAGCCCGCCACCGCTGCGGCGGAAGCGGTCGACCTTGCCGAGAAGCAACTCAAGTCGTCTGGCTACCGCGTCGAGCGGTACGACGGCAAGGGCACGTACTCGGTCTCGGCTGAGCGTGGCTACATGCGAGAGACCGGAAACCTGCTGTTTCACGTTTCGCTCGTCGGCGTACTAATCGCGGTCGGCATCGGTGGCGGAGTCACGTACAACGGGCAGACGGTCATTCGCGAGGGTGAAACGTTCGTTAACTCGTTGCTCAGCTACAACTCGATGAACAAGGGACGCTTTGTTTCTGACGAAGCGTTGACACCGTACGCGATGACGCTGGATTCGTTCGATGTCACCTACCACGACACCGGTATGGCCGGTGACTTCGCTGCACACCTGAGCGTCAAGCGACCGGGCGAAGAGCCCACCCAGGAAACGATTCGCGTCAACCACCCGCTCGGGTATGAGGGAGACCGCATCTTCCTGATGGGCAACGGCTACGCCCCCACCATCACGGTGCGCAACGCCGACGGCGATGTCGTCTTCACGGATGACGTGCCCTTCCTCCCGCAGGACGACAACATGACGTCCACCGGCGTCGTCAAGATCACTGATGGTCTTGACGAACAGCTCGGTCTGCAGGGCTTTTTCTACCCGACGGTCGCGCAGCTCGACTCCGGTGCCCTGACCTCGCGCTTCCCCGACCTTTTTGCACCGGTGCTCACGCTCGACGTGTACGCGGGTGACCTCGGCATCGACGACGGCACGCCGCGCAACGTGTACACGCTGAACGTCGAAGAGATGGTCAAGCTCACCGGCCGCAACAGCGCCTCGGGTGCCGATTCTATTCAGCTGATGCCTGGCGAGACGGCAGATTTGCCAAACGGACTCGGAACCATCAGCTTTGACGCGAAGGATCCGGCTGCCGTTGAAGCGGGAGACTATTCAAAGTCCGTCACCCGTTACGTGTCACTGTCGTTCCACCACGACCCGACCACCACCTATGTGTTGCTGTTTGCGCTGTTGGCCATGGCTGGTCTCGGCATGGCGCTGTTTGTTCCGCGCCGCCGGGTCTGGGTGAAGGCCACCATCGACGGTGACCACGTGAAGCTGGAATACGCGGGCCTCGCCCGCGGCGAAGACCCGCAACTCGCCACCGTCGTCGAGCAGCTTGCCGAAAAGCACCAAGCCGCCCTCACCTCATCGAAAGTAAACTAAGCCCATGTCGCCGAACGTCGTTGAACTGGACAACTATTCCGTTCTGATGATCTGGACCGCGATCGCGATTTACGCGTCCGCTTTCCTGGTCTATGTGTTTGACCTGGCGCGTCGCGCGCAAGTCTCGGCCGACGCGCGCCTGGAACGCACGAAACAGCGCGAAGCCGTGCTTGTTGGTGGTGGCACCGCGTCTGCCACCGCACCGGCCGTCGCTTCTTCCGCTGCGGCTGCAAAGCCGGGCGTGAACAGGCTGGCGCGTATCGCGACGGCCCTCACCACGCTTGCCGTGCTGTTCCACATTGCCGGCACCGTGCTGCGCGGTATGGCTGCTGGCCGCGTGCCGTGGTCGAACATGTACGAGTTCGCGATGACCGGCACGGTGCTGATGATCGTTGTGTACTTGGTCGTCAACCTCAAATACGACCTGAAGTTCCTCGGAACCTTCATTACCGGGCTCGTCGTCGTGCTGCTGGGCGGCTCGGCTGTTGCGTTCTACGTTGTGGTCGCTCCGCTGGCTGACCCGTTGCGCTCGGTCTGGCTCGTCATTCACGTATTCGTGGCGACCCTGTCAACGGCGTTCTTCGCACTGGCGTGTAGCCTGTCGATTCTGCAGCTCATGCAGGCACGTCGTGAGGCGAAGAAGGCCAACCCCGAGCTGGCGCTGAAGAAGTCGTTCCTTGACACGCTGCCCACGGCAGACAACCTGGAAGGCCTCGCCTACCGTTTCTCGATCGTTGGTTTCATCCTCTGGACCTTCACACTCATCGCCGGATCTGTCTGGGCGAACGACGCGTGGGGCCGCTACTGGGGCTTTGACACCAAGGAAGTCTGGACATTTGTGATCTGGGTTCTCTACGCCGGATACATCCACGCCCGCGCAACGCGTGGCTGGCGCGGCAACCGCTCGGCATGGCTCTCCATCGTTGGCTTCAGCGCCGTGCTGTTCAACTTCACGATTGTGAACATCTTCTTCAAGGGATTGCACGCCTACTCGGGTCTGACGACCGCGAACTAAGCGTTCTCACCAGCGAAAGACCGGCCTCGTGCCGGTCTTTTGTTGTTTCTCCGATGAATTACCCGCCGCCGTTGGAGCACGCATTGTCGGCGGGCGTGAAGCCCGTCACAGTCAGCGGCAACAGCACCTCATCAGCGTCTGTGCTGGTTCCGGCGCTTGCTGATGGTTCCGGAACCGCGGAGGGCGTCGCCGACGGCGTCGTGCTGGGGACGGTGATCACCGCGCCGCCGTACTCGCCGCCATCGTTCTGCACGACCAGGCGGCGATTATCGGCGATCGCCTGGAACAGAACGGCCGCGTCGTCTTCGAGGGGAATGAGGCGGTCTTTGTCCCATGGCGCATCGGCCACCGGATATTTCACAAACGTAAACTCGTCAAGCGGCACATCCTTCATCGCCATCGCGAGCTGCACGATCGTTGCCGGGTTGGCGAGCGCCGTCGTGGGCGTCACTGCATCGATCGTGGTCTGGGCGAGGCGCAGCACCATCGGCAGGTCGGTGAGAACGCGCTCGCTCATGATCTTTCGCACCAGCGCTGACATATAAACCTGCTGGTTGCCCACGCGGGCAACGTCGCTCTCGCCCTCCAAGCCATACCGGGTGCGCAAAAACTGCAGCGCCTGAAAACCCTCGAGCGTGTGCAGCCCCGCTGCCAGGTCGAGACCGGTGTGCGGGTCGCGGATGCGCTCCGCAACGCACACCTCGACGCCGCCGATGGCGCTCGTTAGTTCAATGACGCCTGCCCACGTGATCATCGCGCCGAATTGAATGTCGAGGACGCCGCCGGACAGGGCTTCGATCGTCTGTGCCACGCATGAGATGCCGCCGTATTCGTACAGCGCGTTGATCATGATGCCCTCTTGCGCAGGCAGGATCGCACCCCGTGGCGTGGTGCACTCCGGGGCATCGACGATGAGATCACGAGGAAATGTGATCGCGATAACGCGGCGCGGCTCGGCCGAAATGTGCACGACGATATTGACATCGTTGAGCGTTGCCTCCTCCTCAGGATTCTTGCACCGGTCACCGAAGAGGTCTTTGATCTCCTCCTCACAGGCGTCCACGCCCATCAGCAGAATGTTCGCGCCGCCCTGCAGCTCGGCGATATTGGGAGCGTTGGCAGGTTCGCCAGCGAGGGCGACTGAGTTTGTCGTGAGCGTGGTGACCCACGTGCTGGCGATCGTCGCAGCGACGCTGCCTGCCGCGATCAGAACGGTGGCGAGCATCACCGCGAGGGTGCGCAAGAGTCGCGGAACCACGGTGTGGCGTTTGAAGCTGGTGTGCTGTGCCAGCGGGGCGCGGGCGCGTCGCCGTCCACGGCTAGTGACGGGCACGGTGGAACCGTCACTAACGACGGCACTCCACTCGGTCTCCATGGTTAGTTCTCGGTGCCCGCGCTCTCCAGCAAGCGGTAGCACCGTTCAATCCGGTTGCGCCACCAGTGTGCGCGGTCGTCGTCGGCAGCGTGCGTGGCGAGAGACGCCGCATCGGGGGTGAGACGTTCCGCAGAAATGACGCCGCCGTGCGGGCGCGAGTCGCCAACATCGGCGCGGAAAAGTGAGGCGGTGCCGAGCCCACAGTCGTAGTCGAGCTCGGGCAGGGCGGCGGCGAGGGCTGCGCCCATGCGCAGGCCGATCGCGGTATCGAGCGCGGAGGAGACGACGGCGGCGAGCCCCGTTTCGGCGACGATCTCGAGTGCGCGGTGCACGCCGCCGAGCGGCTGCGCTTTCACGATGATGAGGTCGGCCGCGCCGGCGCGGGCGACGGCGAGCGGGTCTGCGGCCTTTCGCACGCTCTCGTCGGCAGCGATCGGAATTCCGGAGTACTTCACGCGCTTTCGAATATCATGGAGTTCTTCGACGGTTGCGCACGGCTGCTCGACGTATTCGAGGTCGTACTCGGCGAGAGCGTGAATTGCGCGCTCCGCCTGGTCAACGTTCCAGCCCGCGTTCGCGTCAACACGAATGCGGCCATCCGGACCCATGACCTCGCGCACAGCACGCACACGTGCGATGTCATCCGCGAGAGATTGCCCGGCCTCGGCTACTTTGACTTTCGCGGTGCGGCAGCCGTCGAAACGGGCCAGCACCGCCGCGACCCTATCTGCCGCGACCGCAGGCACCGTCGCATTCACCGGCACATGGTTCCGCTTCGCTACAGGCACCGCGCGCCAGCCATAGTCGATCGCGCCGGCGAGCCACGTCGCTGACTCATCGTCGTCGTACTCCACGAAGGGACTGAATTCGGTCCACCCCTCTGGCCCCTCGAAGAGGGCGGCTTCGCGCACATCGACACCGCGAAAGCGCACGGCCAACGGAAGAGCGACGACACGGAGAGAGCCGAGGATATCGTCGAGCGGGGGCAGAGTCATGGCTCCATTGTGGCCCCCTGGGCACGGGTTTGGTGGGATCAGAGCCGGACTAGGCTGGAGGCAGTGTTAAGCCCGGGAGGTAGCCATGACTGACGCCGTGTCAGACCTGTTCGATGCCAATGAGTGGAACCTCGCGCCGGGCGCTGAAAACTTCACCGACATTACGGCGCACGTGTCGAAGGATGGAACCATCGCGCGCATCGCGTTTGACCGCCCTGAGGTGCGCAATGCGTTTCGTCCGCACACCGTCGATGAGCTGTACCGCGCGCTCGACAGCGCGCGTCAAGACCCGCGCATCGGTGCGGTGCTGCTGACCGGTAACGGCCCCAGCCCGAAGGATGGCGGCTGGGCGTTCTGCTCCGGCGGCGACCAGCGCATTCGTGGCCGCGATGGCTACAAGTACTCCGAAGATGAGACCACGGTGCAAGACTCGGCGCGTGCCGGTCGCCTGCACATTCTTGAGGTGCAGCGCCTCATTCGCTTCATGCCGAAGGTTGTTATTGCGGTGATTCCGGGGTGGGCGGCTGGTGGCGGGCACTCCCTGCACATCGTGTGCGACCTGTCGATCGCGTCGGCCGAGCATGGCAAATTCAAGCAGACCGACGCTGATGTCGGCTCGTTCGACGCCGGTTACGGCTCGGCGTACATGGCGCGTCAGGTGGGGCAAAAGATCGCCCGCGAAGTGTTCTTCCTCGCCGAGGAGTATTCCGCCCAGCGTGCCTACGAAATGGGTGCCGTCAACAAGGTCGTGCCGCACGCCGAGCTCGAGGTTGAGGCCATCAAGATGGCGCGCACGATTCTCACGAAGTCGCCGACCGCGATTCGCATGCTGAAGTTCGCGTTCAACGCGGTCGATGACGGCATGGTCGGCCAGCAGGTCTTCGCAGGTGAGGCGACGCGACTCGCCTACGGCACCGACGAAGCTGTCGAGGGCCGCGACTCGTTCTTGCAGAAGCGCGACCCCGACTGGTCGGCGTACCCGTACCACTTCTAATTTCTCAGCCCCCTGGTTCCGGAGCCCTTATGAGTCCTGCGGTGTTTGACGCCGACGCCGACCCGCGTGACGTGTATGCGGCGGTGAAGGCGACGTTCAACGGCTCGGGCGGGCCGGTTCTGCTTGGCGGTGAAATTTCACGCGCTGATGAGCTGCCTGCCGGAACCATTGCGGTGGTCACGACGTCGGGATCGACGGGGGAGCCGAAGAGCGTCGTGCTGTCGCGGGCAGCGCTGACGGCATCGGCAATGTCGACGATGGAGCGTCTGGGCGAGGGCGCGTGGATGCTGGCGCTGCCTGCGACCTACGTTGCCGGGCTCCAGGTGCTGGCGCGGTCGGTGATTGCGGGGCATGAGCCGACGTATCTGGACGGACACTTCACCGCTGATGCGTTTATTCGTGCGGCTTCTGAGATGGCGCGCGTGGCGCCAGGCGCTCCGCGGTACACGTCGCTGGTTCCTGCACAGCTGCAGACACTTTTGGAAGAGGCCGAAGACCCCGCTGTTGTTGGGGCTGCCCGGTCGTTTGCCGCAATTTTGGTGGGCGGGCAGGCGCTTCCCGAGGCGATGGCGGAGCGTGCGCGGGAACTTTCGTTGAATGTGGTCCGCACGTACGGTTCATCGGAAACGGCTGGCGGCTGCGCCTACGACCAGGCGCCGCTCCCGAACGTCAACGTGCGCGTCGTTGACGGCGAACTACAGATTTCGGGCCCGATGCTGGCCGACGGGTACTGGGGCAATGAGGCGCTGACCGCGGCGACATTTGTTCTTGATGATGGCGTGCGGTGGTATCGCACAGGTGACGCCGGAAGCGTCGATGACGGCCTCGTGTCGGTTACCGGTCGCATCGACAATGTGCTGATTTCCGGTGGCGTAAACGTGTCGCTCGACCGGGTCGAGCGGGCCGTGCGCAGCGTTCCCGGCGCGGAACGTGGCGTGATTGTCGCAGCCGATGACGAGCGGTGGGGACAGGTTCCGGTGCTCGTGGTCGAGTCGGATCGCCCCGGACTGATAGGCGAGGTGCGAGCCGCGGCGGAAGGCGCTGTCGGTGTTGCTGGCCGCCCTGCGCGCATTGTTGTTATGGTTCCGCTGCCGACGCTGTCGTCTGGCAAACCCGACCGTCGCACCATCGCCGCCCGGCTGTAGGCGGGCACCTTCAAGGCCGAGTATTCCCGTGCCTCATCACCCGGCGACGAAACACTTGCGCAACTATACATTCGGTGTATACGCTCGGTGTATGGAGAGTTCGAAGGCCCTACTGGGGCTGTTGGGGGTGCGGGCGAGCTACGGGTATGACCTGAAGCACGACTACGACCGACTCTTTGGCGCGCGCAAGGCGCTCGCCTTTGGGCAGGTATACGCAACACTCGCGCGGTTGCTTCGCGACGGCAAGATTGAGGCCGTCGGTGACGAGGCAGGCGAAGGCCCTGACCGCAAGAAATATGCGGTGACCGACGCGGGGAGAAAGGCGATCACCGAGTGGATCACCACCCCAGACGTGCCAAATGAGGCGATGCAGTCCAACCTGTTCGCCAAGACCGTGATCGCGATCATCAACGGTGATGACGCGCAGCACATTCTTGACGCGCAACGCGCCGCACACATGGCACGCATGCGCGAACTGACACGGCAGAAACTGACCGCCGACATCGGCGCGGCGCTCCTCGCCGACTACACGCTTTTTCACATCGAGGCGGATCTCCGCTGGATCGACATCACCATCGCTCGCCTCGGCGAGCTGCGTTCGGAGGTAACAGCATGAACCGGGTTCCGCTTCTCACGGCCCACGGCGTCACGAAATCGTTTGGTCCACAGCCGGCGCTGCAGGGCGTTGACCTCACGATTCACGCGGGTGAGGCTGTCGCGATCATGGGGCCGAGTGGCTCCGGCAAGTCGACACTGCTGCACGCGCTCGCGGGCGTCGTCGGCATCGACGGCGGCGAGGTGCACTTTCACGGCAACCGCATCGACAACCTGCCGGATTCGGACCGCGCGAAGCTGCGCCTCGACGCCTTCGGGTTTGTGTTTCAGTTTGGCCAGCTGATTCCTGATGTCACGGCACTGGAAAACGTTGCGCTTCCCCTGTTGCTGAGGGGCATCAGCCGCGCCGAAGCCACCGCGCAAGCAACGACCTATCTCGAGATGCTGGACGTTGCCGATCACGGCCACGAGGTTCCGGCGCTCCTCTCCGGCGGGCAAGCACAGCGCGTCGCCATTGCCCGCGCCATGGCGGGATCACCTGGTGTGATCTTTGCTGATGAGCCGACCGGCGCTCTCGACACCCTCACCTCCGAAAAGGTAATGACGGCGCTCATGAAGGTCGTGCGAGAGAGCGGAACCACGCTGATTATCGTCACGCACGACCCGCGCACTGCCGCCTTCGCTGATCGCGAGATCATCGTGCGCGATGGCCGCGTCGCGAGCGACTCCGGGGGAGCAGACGCATGACCGTCCGCTCAGCACTGCGCATTGCGGTTGCGCCAGGGCCCGCCGATCGACGCCGTCTGATTGGCATGGCGGCCGGCGTCGCCGTCGGTGTGATGCTCGCAGCGCTGCTGTGGGCCGGGTTCACAGGTCTCGGCGACCGCAGCGAGCGGTCGACGTGGATGTCTCCAATGTCATCCGAATTCTGGACGCCAGAAACGACGCTGACTGCCGATCAGATTGCGGCGCGCGGCAAGACCGACGTCTTCGATGGCCGGGCGATCTCTGTTCTTTATGTGTATGGAGCGGATGACCCGGAGATGGATATTCCGGGAACCCGCGACGGGGTGCCGGCCGGAACCTCGTGGGTGTCGCCAGCACTTGCGGAACTCATCAAGACGGCTCCGCCCGCTGAACTTGGCGACCGCTTCGGTACCGTGCGCGGCACGCTGCCTGATCGTGTGCTGGCAGGGCCGGATGCACTCGTCGCCGTGGTCGGTGTTGATGAGACGCGGGTTGACGACACCTACAGTGTTGTCTCGGAACTTAACGGATACCGCTACGCCTCATTCGCTTACGAAGCCATCGCGCTCTTGGGTGCCGTGGCTGTGCTCATTCCGGTCGCGATGCTCCTGGGCATTGTCACCTCGTTTGGATCGATCGATCGCACCGCGCGCATGCGCGCATTTCACCTCCTGGGCGCCACCGCGGCCGACCGCGCTCGTTTTGCCGCTGTTGAAGCGGGCGTTGTCGCCCTGATCGGAACCATCGCGGGCGTGCTTCTTGCCTGGTTGGCGGCGATTCCGACCTCACTGGTGTCGATCAATGGTTCCCGGCTCTTCCCGGACGATGTGCGGCTGGAACCGTGGGAGGCACTCGTCGCGACTGTCGTGGTTCCGCTCGCTTTTGCAACGGTCGCTGCTGTGCGCGCCGCTCGCGCCGATGCACAGCCGTCATCGGTGCGCGACCGCGCAGAGAAGAAGCTCAGCATGTGGCGGGTGGTTGTGCTCGCTCTCGGTGTGATCACCATGATCTTTGTGTTTATCGGGCCGGGGCAGATGATCGGCATTTATGGCCTCGTCGCAGCGTTCGCGGTCACCGCGATCGGCGTGCTGATGATCGGGCCAATCCTCACTCAGAGCATCGCGCGCTTCGCGCACCGGCGTGCGCGATCGGCCGCTGGTGTGATGGCATACGCGCGAATCGGACGCCATCCCAGGCAGATCTTTCGGGCTGTCAGCGGTGTCGTCATCGCGGTGTTCTTGGTATCCCTGTTCATGTCGGGCGTGACCTCCGTGCGCGAGGGCATCGCGGGGGAGGGCGATGGATACCTTCCCGACGACGTCTTGATGGTCGCGCTGCAAGACCCGACGATGTCGTTCTCGTCTCCCCAGCCCGACGCGGACCTCGTCGCAGAGCGAAGCGCGCACAATGTCGCGCTCGCAGACACGATCGCGCATCTCGATGGCGTCACTGGTGTTGCACGCATTTACGCGTCATCCACTGATGGCGGCAACGTGACCACTCGTGAGGATCTCGCTTCTGTCGGTGTTGTCACCAGCGAGGAGCAACCCGCCGTCGACGTTTACCCCTTTGGCGGACCGGCCGTCATTTCCGGCGCAATGGGTCACGTCGACGAGACTCGCCTGCTCGGGCTCTTCGTTGCAACCGACAGTGACGTCGCGCGCGAACTCGTGCGCACCGTGCTCGCTGACAGTTCGGCCGCCATGGGAACCCCGGCGACTCGCGCCGAGTACGATCACCTCAACTCCTCGACAGCGCGCGAGTATCGCTCGCTCGCGATCCTCGGCATTCTGGTCGCGGCAGGCGTTTCAGCAGTGGCGCTCGCGGCGGCGACGATCTCCGCTGTGCGCGACCGACGCCGCACGCTCGGCCTCATGCGCCTGACCGGAATGCCGTTCCGGGCCGTCAAGGGCATCATGATGCGGGAGGCCGTGGTCCCGTTGGCGGCCGCCGTCGCACTCGCGGCACTCGTCGGCTACGGCGTGGGGGCCATCATTGTGGTCGGTCTTAGCTTTGGTGCCCGCAGCATCACGCCCCCGCCCCTCGAGTACTACCTGGTGATCGCCGCCACTCTTGCGCTGTCGCTCCTCGCCGTGCTGGCGGCCTTCCCCGCCGCCCGTCGCGCCACCTCCGGTGAGGTCACCCGCTTCGAGTAACCGCTCCGTGGTTCCGGAACCACCGCTTGCGAACAGCTCCGTGGTTCCGGAACCTTCCCCCAGGCGCGAGACACATTTTGGTCGGCGAGACACGACGCGGGACCAAGTGTCTCGCCGACCAAAGTGTGTTTCACGAGAAACCACGCACGTGAGCCGTAGGATCAACGATTGTGAGCACCCAGAAGAAAACCCGCAAGCCGCGTCAGGGAGTTTCCGGTAACCCCGCGAAGCGTGGCGTCGTGCGGGCACACACCGCCCAGATGGAGGAGCGTCGCGCGACGCCAGGCGATTGGATTGCGGGTGCCCGCCTGCGCACGCTGCCACTGAGCATCGCGCCCGTCGTCGTCGGCACGGGTGCAGCCATGCTGGTCAACCGGGAGTTTCACTGGGTCATCGC
This window encodes:
- the ccsB gene encoding c-type cytochrome biogenesis protein CcsB, with the translated sequence MSPNVVELDNYSVLMIWTAIAIYASAFLVYVFDLARRAQVSADARLERTKQREAVLVGGGTASATAPAVASSAAAAKPGVNRLARIATALTTLAVLFHIAGTVLRGMAAGRVPWSNMYEFAMTGTVLMIVVYLVVNLKYDLKFLGTFITGLVVVLLGGSAVAFYVVVAPLADPLRSVWLVIHVFVATLSTAFFALACSLSILQLMQARREAKKANPELALKKSFLDTLPTADNLEGLAYRFSIVGFILWTFTLIAGSVWANDAWGRYWGFDTKEVWTFVIWVLYAGYIHARATRGWRGNRSAWLSIVGFSAVLFNFTIVNIFFKGLHAYSGLTTAN
- a CDS encoding TlpA disulfide reductase family protein, with translation MTSRMKKTIASIMVAGTALALSACSPTDPATEQFLNGGNSGYITDTYQVVEIPESQRGEPIVFEGETEYGDAVSSNELLGDVVVVNFWYAACGPCRVEAPVLEAVHQEYKDAGVSFIGVNTSDLADTALSFADNFGVTYPSILDVKTGEVELAFAAVAPMTATPTTIILDKQGRAAARIISAVPDESILSTLVRELTEES
- a CDS encoding 1,4-dihydroxy-2-naphthoyl-CoA synthase, whose protein sequence is MTDAVSDLFDANEWNLAPGAENFTDITAHVSKDGTIARIAFDRPEVRNAFRPHTVDELYRALDSARQDPRIGAVLLTGNGPSPKDGGWAFCSGGDQRIRGRDGYKYSEDETTVQDSARAGRLHILEVQRLIRFMPKVVIAVIPGWAAGGGHSLHIVCDLSIASAEHGKFKQTDADVGSFDAGYGSAYMARQVGQKIAREVFFLAEEYSAQRAYEMGAVNKVVPHAELEVEAIKMARTILTKSPTAIRMLKFAFNAVDDGMVGQQVFAGEATRLAYGTDEAVEGRDSFLQKRDPDWSAYPYHF
- a CDS encoding cytochrome c biogenesis protein ResB; protein product: MSSSPSKNTAADPLRPADHIDSEDVIAAPALGIVGWARWGWRQLTSMRTAIVLLLMMALAAIPGSIFPQRSADPNGVVQYQQNDPQLFAVLDWLSLFDVYASPWFSAIYILLFISLIGCIIPRTKHHAKSLRTHPPRTPARLARLEDYREDLFEAPGEPATAAAEAVDLAEKQLKSSGYRVERYDGKGTYSVSAERGYMRETGNLLFHVSLVGVLIAVGIGGGVTYNGQTVIREGETFVNSLLSYNSMNKGRFVSDEALTPYAMTLDSFDVTYHDTGMAGDFAAHLSVKRPGEEPTQETIRVNHPLGYEGDRIFLMGNGYAPTITVRNADGDVVFTDDVPFLPQDDNMTSTGVVKITDGLDEQLGLQGFFYPTVAQLDSGALTSRFPDLFAPVLTLDVYAGDLGIDDGTPRNVYTLNVEEMVKLTGRNSASGADSIQLMPGETADLPNGLGTISFDAKDPAAVEAGDYSKSVTRYVSLSFHHDPTTTYVLLFALLAMAGLGMALFVPRRRVWVKATIDGDHVKLEYAGLARGEDPQLATVVEQLAEKHQAALTSSKVN
- a CDS encoding PadR family transcriptional regulator gives rise to the protein MESSKALLGLLGVRASYGYDLKHDYDRLFGARKALAFGQVYATLARLLRDGKIEAVGDEAGEGPDRKKYAVTDAGRKAITEWITTPDVPNEAMQSNLFAKTVIAIINGDDAQHILDAQRAAHMARMRELTRQKLTADIGAALLADYTLFHIEADLRWIDITIARLGELRSEVTA
- a CDS encoding LCP family protein — encoded protein: METEWSAVVSDGSTVPVTSRGRRRARAPLAQHTSFKRHTVVPRLLRTLAVMLATVLIAAGSVAATIASTWVTTLTTNSVALAGEPANAPNIAELQGGANILLMGVDACEEEIKDLFGDRCKNPEEEATLNDVNIVVHISAEPRRVIAITFPRDLIVDAPECTTPRGAILPAQEGIMINALYEYGGISCVAQTIEALSGGVLDIQFGAMITWAGVIELTSAIGGVEVCVAERIRDPHTGLDLAAGLHTLEGFQALQFLRTRYGLEGESDVARVGNQQVYMSALVRKIMSERVLTDLPMVLRLAQTTIDAVTPTTALANPATIVQLAMAMKDVPLDEFTFVKYPVADAPWDKDRLIPLEDDAAVLFQAIADNRRLVVQNDGGEYGGAVITVPSTTPSATPSAVPEPSASAGTSTDADEVLLPLTVTGFTPADNACSNGGG
- a CDS encoding ABC transporter ATP-binding protein; its protein translation is MNRVPLLTAHGVTKSFGPQPALQGVDLTIHAGEAVAIMGPSGSGKSTLLHALAGVVGIDGGEVHFHGNRIDNLPDSDRAKLRLDAFGFVFQFGQLIPDVTALENVALPLLLRGISRAEATAQATTYLEMLDVADHGHEVPALLSGGQAQRVAIARAMAGSPGVIFADEPTGALDTLTSEKVMTALMKVVRESGTTLIIVTHDPRTAAFADREIIVRDGRVASDSGGADA
- a CDS encoding o-succinylbenzoate synthase, producing MTLPPLDDILGSLRVVALPLAVRFRGVDVREAALFEGPEGWTEFSPFVEYDDDESATWLAGAIDYGWRAVPVAKRNHVPVNATVPAVAADRVAAVLARFDGCRTAKVKVAEAGQSLADDIARVRAVREVMGPDGRIRVDANAGWNVDQAERAIHALAEYDLEYVEQPCATVEELHDIRKRVKYSGIPIAADESVRKAADPLAVARAGAADLIIVKAQPLGGVHRALEIVAETGLAAVVSSALDTAIGLRMGAALAAALPELDYDCGLGTASLFRADVGDSRPHGGVISAERLTPDAASLATHAADDDRAHWWRNRIERCYRLLESAGTEN
- a CDS encoding cytochrome c biogenesis protein CcdA, which translates into the protein MSPEGIVLTGTLWAALPIALLAGLISFLSPCVLPIVPGYLGYISGAVSADDNGKTRRGRLLLGVLLFILGFTIVFVALVTLTGVAAQNFVRYADVATRILGVAVIVMGLVFIGFFSLFQRTVKPMPQKQMGLWGAPLLGIAIGIGWSPCMGPTLGAIMALSWNVGDPGRAAILGVVYSLGLGIPFILLALGFGWATKVVGFFRRHIRAVNITGGVLLIIMGVLMVSGLWTIWMTRLGSVMDSVQLPL
- a CDS encoding AMP-binding protein, whose protein sequence is MSPAVFDADADPRDVYAAVKATFNGSGGPVLLGGEISRADELPAGTIAVVTTSGSTGEPKSVVLSRAALTASAMSTMERLGEGAWMLALPATYVAGLQVLARSVIAGHEPTYLDGHFTADAFIRAASEMARVAPGAPRYTSLVPAQLQTLLEEAEDPAVVGAARSFAAILVGGQALPEAMAERARELSLNVVRTYGSSETAGGCAYDQAPLPNVNVRVVDGELQISGPMLADGYWGNEALTAATFVLDDGVRWYRTGDAGSVDDGLVSVTGRIDNVLISGGVNVSLDRVERAVRSVPGAERGVIVAADDERWGQVPVLVVESDRPGLIGEVRAAAEGAVGVAGRPARIVVMVPLPTLSSGKPDRRTIAARL